GTGTCGCTGCACCACGGTGGCGGGGTCGGCATGGGCCGGTCGCTGCACGCCGGGCAGGTCACCGTCGCCGACGGCACCGAGCTGGCGGGCCGGAAGCTCGCCCGGGTGCTCACCAACGACCCGGGCATGGGGGTCATCCGCCACGTCGACGCGGGGTACGAGCGGGCCCAGCAGGTCGCGGCCGAACGCGGCATCCGCACCCCGCTGGTGTGATCGAGGCAGTCGGACAGGGAGGAGCGGGCGTGGTCGCACCGGGAGCGTTGTTGGCGGCGATCGACGGCGTGGGCGCGGACCGGCGGCGGGGCGGGTACTCGCGGCACGTCTTCGACGACGCCGAGCGGCAGCTGCGCGAGTGGTTCGTCGAGCAGGCCGAGGCGCGCGACCTGCGCGTCACCACCGACCGCAACGCCAACGTCTGGGCGTGGTGGGGCGAGCCGGGCGACGACGCGGTGGTCACCGGCAGCCACCTGGACTCGGTGCCCGGCGGCGGCGCCTTCGACGGGCCGCTGGGCGTGGTCAGCGCGCTGAGCGCGGTGGACGTGTTGCGGGAGAGGGGCTTCCGCCCGCGGCGACCGCTGGCGGTGGTGGTGTTCGCCGAGGAGGAGGGCGGCCGGTTCGGGGTGCCGTGCCTGGGTTCCCGGCTGCTGGCCGGCACCATCGACGCCGACCGCGCCCGCGCGCTGCGCGACCCGGACGGGGTGACCTTCGCCGAGGCGATGCGCTCGTTCGGCGCGGACCCGTCCCGGGCGGGGCGCGACGAGGAGGCGCTGCGGCGCATCGGGCAGTTCGTCGAGCTGCACGTGGAGCAGGGGCGCGGACTGGTCGACCTGGACCGGCCGGTCGCGGTCGCCTCCTCGATCCTGGCGCACGGCCGGTGGCGGTTCCGGTTCCGGGGCCAGGGCAACCACGCCGGCGCGACGCTGCTGGCCGACCGGCGGGACCCGATGCTGCCCGCCGCGCAGCTGGTGGTCGCCGCGCGCCGGGCCGCCGGCTCGGTCGCCGACGGCCGGGCGACCGTGGGCAGGCTGGTGCCCACGCCCGGCGGCACCAACGTCATCGCCTCCACCGTGGACGTCTGGCTGGACGCGCGGTCGCCGCAGGACGCCGGGACGCGGGCGATGGTCGAGGAACTGACCGCAGCGGCCCGGGAGTGCGCCGGGGCCGAGGGCTGCCAGGTGGAGGTCACCGAGGAGTCCTACGGGGACGCGGTGCGCTTCGACCCGGCGCTGCGCGACCGGCTCTCCGGGCTGCTCGGTGACGCCCCGGTGCTGGCCACCGGGGCCGGTCACGACGCGGGCGTCCTCGCCGCCGCGGTGCCCACGGCGATGCTGTTCGTGCGCAACCCGACCGGCATCAGCCACGCCCCGGAGGAGCACGCCGAGGACGACGACTGCACCGCAGGCGCGCACGCGCTCGCGCGCGTCCTGGACCACCTGGCGGGGTGAGGTGATGACGACGTTCTGGTGCGAGTGGGCCTGGCTGCCGCAGGGGCCGCGGCCGGGCGTGCGGTTCGACGTCGAGCGGGGCCGGATCACCGCGGTGTCCGTCGACGCCCCGGCCGGCGGGGCCGAGCGGCTGCCGGGGATGGTGCTGCCGGGCCTGGCCAACGCCCACTCCCACGCCTTCCACCGGGCGCTGCGCGGCTGGGACACCGGGGCGCGCGGCACCTTCTGGACCTGGCGCGAGCAGATGTACCAGGTGGCGGAGGCGCTGGACCCGGACAGCTACCACCGGCTGGCGCGCGGCGTGTACGCGGAGATGGCGCTGGCCGGGATCACCTGCGTCGGCGAGTTCCACTACCTGCACCACGCCGCGGGCGGGGCCCGCTACGCCGACCCGAACGCGATGGGCGAGGCACTGGTGCAGGCCGCGCGGGACGCGGGGATCCGGTTGACGCTGCTGGACACCTGCTACCTGGCGGGCGGCTTCGGCCGCGAGGCGGCGGGCGTGCAGCAGCGGTTCTCCGACGGTGACGCGGCGCGCTGGGCGGAGCGGGTCGAGGAGTTCACAGTGGACAGTGAGCGGGTGCGCCTCGGTGCCGCGGTGCACTCGGTCCGGGCGGTGCCGAGCGAGGCGATCACGGAGGTCGCCGGCTGGGCGCGGGAGGCGCCGCTGCACGTCCACCTGTCCGAGCAGCGCGCGGAGAACGAGGCCTGTCTCGCCGCGCACGGCTGCACCCCGACGCAGCTGCTGGAGTCCTGCGGCGCGCTCGGCCCGAACACCACCGCCGTCCACGCCACCCACCTGGCCGCCGAGGACGTCGCGCTGCTCGGCCGCAGCCGCACCGGGGTGTGCCTGTGCCCGACGACCGAGGCGGACCTGGCCGACGGCATCGGGCCCGCGCCGCAGCTGCGGGTCGCCGGGAGCGGGCTGTCCCTCGGCAGCGACGGGCACTCGGTGATCGACCTGCTCGCCGAAGCCCAGGCGGTCGAGTCCTACCAGCGGCTGGCCACCGAGACCCGCGGCCACCACGACGCGGCCGCGCTGCTCGACATGGCCGCGGGAGCGGGACACCGGTCCCTCGGCTGGACCGACGCGGGCCGGCTGGAGGTCGGGGCCCGCGCCGACTTCGTCGCGGTCGACCTCGGCTCCACCCGCCTGGCCGGCACCGAACCCGGGGCCGTCCCGGCCGTGGCGCGCGCCGACGACGTGCGCGAGGTGGTCGTCGACGGCGAGCGCGTCGTGCAGGACGGGCGGCACCGCGCGGTCGACGCCGCCCGCGAGCTCCGCGAGGCCATCGCTGACCTGCGCACACCCTGATCGGACACGGAGGACGAGGACCAGCACGTCATGGCAGCCACTGCTCTCACCGGGATCGGCGAGCTCACCACGAACGACGACGAGCTGGGCACGCTCGCCGACGCCGCGCTGGTGCTGGACGGCGACCGGGTCGCCTGGGTCGGGCCCGCGGCGGACGCCCCGCCCGCCGACGACCGGGTCGACGTCGGCGGGCGCGCCGTCCTGCCCGGCTGGGTCGACAGCCACAGCCACCTCGTGTTCGCCGGGGACCGCACCGCCGAGTTCGCCGCCCGCATGGCCGGCCAGCCCTACCAGGCGGGCGGCATCGCGGTCACCGTGCGCGCCACCCGCGCCGCGAGCGACGAGGAGCTGGCCGCGAACCTGCGCGCGCACCTCGACGAGGCCGCCGCCCAGGGCACCACGTGCGTGGAGACCAAGACCGGCTACGGCCTGACGGTGGCCGACGAGCTGCGCTCGGCGAAGGTGGCCGCGGCGGCCGACGAGGTCACCTTCCTCGGCGCGCACCTGGTGCCGCCGGGCGAGGACCCGGACAGCTACCTGGACCTGGTGTGCGGGGAGATGCTCGACGCGGTGGCGCCGCACGTGGGCTGGTGCGACGTCTTCTGCGAGCGCGGCGCGTTCGACGTCGACCAGTCCCGCCGGGTGCTGGAGGCGGCGGGGGCGCGCGGCCTCGGCCTGCGGGTGCACGGCAACCAGCTCGAGCGGGGACCGGGCGTGCAGCTGGCGGTGGAGCTCGGCGCGGCCAGCGTGGACCACTGCACCTTCCTGGACCAGTCCGATGTGGACGCCTTGGCGGGATCGGAGACGGTGGCGACGCTGCTGCCCGCGTGCGACCTGTCCACCCGGCAACCGCTCCCGGACGCCCGCGCGCTGCTCGACGCGGGCGCCACGGTCGCCCTGGCCAGCAACTGCAACCCCGGTTCCTCCTACACCTCGTCGATGGCGTTCTGCGTGACCACCGCGGTGCTGCAGATGCGGATGAGCGTCGACGAAGCGGTCCGCGCGGCCACCCTCGGCGGCGCCAAGGCGCTGCGCCGCGACTCCGGTGACGGCGCGGTCGGCGTGCTGCGCCCGGGCGCCCGCGCCGACGTGCACGTGCTGGACGCCCCGAGCACCACCTGGCTCGCCTACCGCCCGGGCGTGCCCCTGACCCACGCCGTCTGGCGCGCAGGCCAGCGGATCCGCTGACCGGCGCTCGCGCCCGGCGGCGCACCGTGCGCCCGATGACAGGAAGGTTCCCACGCTCGCGCTGCGCGCCGCGGTGCGGGTGACAGGAAGGTTCCCTTCCTCAGGTCGGGCCGGGGGGGCCAGGCAGCAGCGGACGAAGTCCTGGACCACGGGGTTGGCGTCGTCGTCGGGTGCCCGGGCGACGCCGACCCGGCTCGGGCTGACGCCGGTGACCGGGCGGTAGGTGACGCCGGGGCGGGCGTGGAAGCGGGCGGAGGACTCCGGGGCGAGGGCAATGCCGTAGCCGTTGGCGACCGTGGTGAGCCAGGCGTCGGGCTGGTCGGTGACCGCGCCGATGCGCACCGGGTGACCACCGCGCTCGTCGACCGCCAGCCAGTGGTCCCGCCACCACCCGGTCGCCGCCGGGGCGGCCACGCAGGGCTCGTCGAGCAGCTCCTCGAACGCGACCACCTCTGCGCAGGGCGGGGTTCGTCCTCGCCAACTCGGCCGCGGTGCAGGTCCCGCAGTCGTGGCTGCCGGTGCTCGCAACCCTCAAGGCAGCCGGGGCCGTCGGGCTCGTGGCCGGACTGCGGGGCGCCCGGTCCCTCGGCACCGCCGCGGCGGTCGGGCTGGTGCTGTTCTCCGTGGGGGCCGTCGTCGCCCACGTGCGCACCCGCCAGTACGCCCCGCACCCGGGCTGTTCCTCGGGCTCGCGGTCGCGACGCTCGTCCTCGACCTCGCGCGGTGAGTTGGGTGCGCCAGCACAGCCCGGTCCCGACCTTGATGGCAGAACCGGACAAAATCGATCAGCTTTTTGTTCGATCACGACAACGG
This region of Saccharopolyspora hordei genomic DNA includes:
- a CDS encoding allantoate amidohydrolase, with the protein product MVAPGALLAAIDGVGADRRRGGYSRHVFDDAERQLREWFVEQAEARDLRVTTDRNANVWAWWGEPGDDAVVTGSHLDSVPGGGAFDGPLGVVSALSAVDVLRERGFRPRRPLAVVVFAEEEGGRFGVPCLGSRLLAGTIDADRARALRDPDGVTFAEAMRSFGADPSRAGRDEEALRRIGQFVELHVEQGRGLVDLDRPVAVASSILAHGRWRFRFRGQGNHAGATLLADRRDPMLPAAQLVVAARRAAGSVADGRATVGRLVPTPGGTNVIASTVDVWLDARSPQDAGTRAMVEELTAAARECAGAEGCQVEVTEESYGDAVRFDPALRDRLSGLLGDAPVLATGAGHDAGVLAAAVPTAMLFVRNPTGISHAPEEHAEDDDCTAGAHALARVLDHLAG
- a CDS encoding formimidoylglutamate deiminase; the protein is MTTFWCEWAWLPQGPRPGVRFDVERGRITAVSVDAPAGGAERLPGMVLPGLANAHSHAFHRALRGWDTGARGTFWTWREQMYQVAEALDPDSYHRLARGVYAEMALAGITCVGEFHYLHHAAGGARYADPNAMGEALVQAARDAGIRLTLLDTCYLAGGFGREAAGVQQRFSDGDAARWAERVEEFTVDSERVRLGAAVHSVRAVPSEAITEVAGWAREAPLHVHLSEQRAENEACLAAHGCTPTQLLESCGALGPNTTAVHATHLAAEDVALLGRSRTGVCLCPTTEADLADGIGPAPQLRVAGSGLSLGSDGHSVIDLLAEAQAVESYQRLATETRGHHDAAALLDMAAGAGHRSLGWTDAGRLEVGARADFVAVDLGSTRLAGTEPGAVPAVARADDVREVVVDGERVVQDGRHRAVDAARELREAIADLRTP
- the hutI gene encoding imidazolonepropionase codes for the protein MAATALTGIGELTTNDDELGTLADAALVLDGDRVAWVGPAADAPPADDRVDVGGRAVLPGWVDSHSHLVFAGDRTAEFAARMAGQPYQAGGIAVTVRATRAASDEELAANLRAHLDEAAAQGTTCVETKTGYGLTVADELRSAKVAAAADEVTFLGAHLVPPGEDPDSYLDLVCGEMLDAVAPHVGWCDVFCERGAFDVDQSRRVLEAAGARGLGLRVHGNQLERGPGVQLAVELGAASVDHCTFLDQSDVDALAGSETVATLLPACDLSTRQPLPDARALLDAGATVALASNCNPGSSYTSSMAFCVTTAVLQMRMSVDEAVRAATLGGAKALRRDSGDGAVGVLRPGARADVHVLDAPSTTWLAYRPGVPLTHAVWRAGQRIR
- a CDS encoding DoxX family protein, encoding MLATLKAAGAVGLVAGLRGARSLGTAAAVGLVLFSVGAVVAHVRTRQYAPHPGCSSGSRSRRSSSTSRGELGAPAQPGPDLDGRTGQNRSAFCSITTTASGGDSAILGVERRCRCAGGLIMRCVNAHVRCDQRAPRGLRPVRCSCSRRRTTTAR